The following are from one region of the Polyangiaceae bacterium genome:
- a CDS encoding helix-turn-helix domain-containing protein → MRHYFTTHEVARLAHVSPSTVLNWIDRGLLPAHRTPGGHRRVQRDQLIEFLRSHNMPLPAQLSEVHKLLIVDSDASTLRRAIDALKQCAPQVEVEGFANPIDGLLACGASPPDVLLLDAAMGHLDALEACRRLSSGWDHPVRVIITSRTPSDSQRAAYLRAGAQGYLESPIDPSELLRLLGLMEEIAARQ, encoded by the coding sequence TTGCGACACTATTTCACCACCCACGAAGTAGCCCGCCTGGCACATGTGAGTCCGTCGACGGTCCTAAACTGGATCGATCGCGGCCTTTTGCCCGCACATCGCACGCCTGGTGGTCACCGACGTGTGCAGCGGGACCAGCTGATCGAGTTCCTGCGCAGCCACAACATGCCGCTGCCCGCGCAGCTGAGCGAAGTCCACAAGCTGTTGATCGTCGACAGCGACGCCTCGACGCTGCGAAGAGCAATTGACGCGTTGAAACAGTGTGCGCCTCAGGTTGAGGTCGAAGGCTTCGCAAACCCGATCGATGGCTTGCTGGCGTGCGGCGCAAGTCCCCCCGACGTGCTGTTGCTGGATGCCGCGATGGGGCATCTCGACGCGCTGGAAGCCTGCCGCAGGCTGAGCAGTGGTTGGGACCATCCAGTGCGAGTGATCATCACCAGCCGCACCCCTTCAGACTCCCAGCGCGCCGCGTATTTGCGCGCCGGCGCCCAAGGTTACCTGGAGTCACCCATCGACCCGAGCGAGCTCTTGCGGCTGCTTGGGCTGATGGAAGAAATTGCCGCGCGGCAATGA